One Leptidea sinapis chromosome 32, ilLepSina1.1, whole genome shotgun sequence genomic region harbors:
- the LOC126974466 gene encoding guanine nucleotide-binding protein subunit beta-like protein 1 isoform X1 — MALLPPDPVYTIRNVDNIPVYSLAFSFLPGGLERLLAGSKNGYVYAYNLQTNRVQQKIRVGQAPILHLIHTNDQMITQEKGGKIKIFDLTNSGYEEHCLIDIDYNGFCRFEANTKLKTLYVPDRESTISVYNFSGESIGSLKPESPEPKLGDPMCMRFVEFPSNKPCLLAGYEAGWLLLWDLTTSQCIGKLQTKECPMSVDFHIEQQRGIIGNASDVLQVFSIGRKDLNLAHGTDITIKNPGINKIQTRSDGKVFVSGGWDGHIRIFSWFSLRPLVVLTEHNRAIQDVVYSEQKVSMWNANIMAAGGLDGAITLWDLYNNKKQ; from the exons ATGGCTTTGCTACCTCCTGACCCCGTATACACTATCCGTAATGTCGATAATATACCGGTTTATTCGTTAGCATTTAGCTTTCTACCCGGCGGTCTCGAGAGGTTATTAGCCGGCTCGAAAAATGGATATGTCTATGCATACAACCTTCAG aCCAATAGAGTACAACAAAAAATTCGAGTTGGTCAGGCTCCAATCCTTCACCTCATCCACACAAATGATCAGATGATCACCCAAGAGAAAGGAgggaaaattaaaatttttgatctAACAAACTCTGGTTATGAAGAACATTGTCTCATTGATATTGATTACAATGGTTTTTGTCGCTTTGAGGCCAACACAAAACTCAAAACTTTATATGTACCTGACAGAGAATCCACAATATCTGTATACAATTTTTCTGGTGAAAGTATTGGATCACTGAAACCAGAAAGTCCTGAACCAAAGTTAGGGGATCCAATGTGTATGAGGTTTGTTGAATTTCCCTCCAACAAACCCTGTCTATTAGCCGGCTATGAGGCTGGATGGCTTCTCCTTTGGGATCTCACTACTAGTCAATGCATTGGCAAACTGCAGACAAAAGAATGCCCAATGTCAGTGGATTTCCATATCGAACAGCAAAGAGGTATTATTGGCAATGCCTCTGATGTTTTACAAGTATTTAGTATAGGAAGAAAAGACTTAAACTTGGCCCATGGTACTGACATTACCATCAAGAATCcaggaataaataaaattcagacTCGATCAGATGGCAAAGTATTTGTATCAGGAGGATGGGATGGCCATATAAGAATATTCTCTTGGTTTTCTCTGAGACCACTCGTTGTTCTAACTGAACACAATAGAGCTATCCAAGATGTTGTTTATTCGGAACAGAAGGTATCTATGTGGAACGCTAACATAATGGCCGCCGGTGGCCTTGATGGTGCTATAACTTTGTGggatttatataataacaaaaagcaATAA
- the LOC126974438 gene encoding sine oculis-binding protein homolog, which yields MDKTPPKPTSPKPVKKENEEEIKEFAETAMNELLGWYGYERLELRRWAASRASPEHHQPAELKNKDECSWCNKSISSEGGALQQAGAVFCSEVCFSQSRRANFKRAKTCDWCRHVRHTVAYVDFQDGATQLQFCSDKCLNQYKMHIFCRETQAHLDLNPHLVSASSTSNLITPDLWLKNCRSRSASPASERSGSPGTENRSHKLDINQRKSPLPLITVAPAAKLMTRKSSEEKNKSPEAKKELQSNKMNLRKRRTSKCSATVTSQSLRTTTPKAQDLRMLSPSVDGSSPISSANRSIHSPNKINVNQSITHPFPNPIFNMSPSVFLDNAAHLNEHRPQMYPPRFGFMAPPPMLPQERPRIVPPVNFSQAIGQPPPVTVLVPYPVILPIPLPIPIPIPLTSFLQAHNIRKMKTEVNTEDTEGPLDFTMNSDKKKETNSTELTPRNEKSDEYEITKNNDERLSDNDPGDENESNPEQTLPKFKITRLGNKMAKIVAKTRESSESSRPLRKRKRLVEVANEDEAIITKSRKIVQV from the exons GAGTTTGCCGAGACAGCAATGAACGAGCTGCTGGGGTGGTACGGGTACGAACGTCTGGAACTGAGGCGGTGGGCAGCTTCCCGCGCCAGTCCTGAACATCATCAGCCCGCCGAGCTCAAGAACAAAG ATGAATGCTCTTGGTGTAACAAGAGTATCAGCAGCGAGGGTGGGGCCCTGCAGCAGGCTGGAGCCGTCTTCTGTTCTGAGGTGTGCTTCAGTCAGTCCCGCCGTGCCAACTTCAAACGTGCCAAGACGTGCGATTGGTGCCGCCACGTCAGGCATACTGTTGCCTATGTGGACTTCCAG GACGGCGCCACCCAACTACAGTTCTGCTCAGACAAGTGCCTCAACCAGTACAAGATGCacattttctgccgtgaaacgcAAGCGCACCTTGATCTCAACCCACACCTGGTGAGCGCGTCTTCCACGTCAAACCTCATTACTCCAGATTTGTGGCTCAAGAACTGCCGCAGCCGGTCAGCTTCGCCTGCTTCCGAGAGATCTGGATCGCCTGGCACAGAAAACAGAAGTCATAAACTGGAcataaatcaaagaaaatctCCACTTCCATTAATCACTGTAGCGCCTGCAGCGAAACTGATGACCAGGAAGTCTAGCGAAGAAAAGAACAAGTCGCCAGAGGCCAAGAAAGAACTCCAGAGCAACAAAATGAATCTACGAAAGCGAAGGACGTCGAAATGTTCGGCTACTGTCACATCGCAGAGCTTGCGGACCACAACACCTAAAGCTCAAGATCTTAGGATGCTTAGTCCATCTGTAGATGGATCGTCTCCAATCTCTTCAGCAAACAGATCAATACATTCAccaaataaaatcaatgttaATCAATCAATCACTCATCCATTTCCCAATCCTATTTTCAACATGTCTCCCTCTGTTTTTCTTGATAATGCAGCTCATCTGAACGAACACAGACCGCAAATGTATCCTCCAAGGTTTGGTTTCATGGCTCCACCTCCTATGTTGCCCCAAGAAAGGCCTAGAATAGTACCTCCAGTTAATTTCTCGCAAGCTATTGGTCAACCGCCTCCCGTTACTGTTTTGGTCCCATACCCAGTAATTTTACCCATACCACTGCCAATACCAATCCCTATACCTCTTACTTCATTTTTACAAGCGCACAATATAAGGAAAATGAAAACAGAGGTAAATACTGAAGATACAGAAGGCCCATTGGATTTTACAATGAATAGCGATAAGAAGAAGGAAACCAATTCAACAGAGTTGACACCTAGAAACGAGAAATCTGATGAATATGAAATTACCAAAAATAACGATGAACGACTTAGTGATAATGACCCCGGTGATGAAAATGAATCAAACCCAGAGCAAACGCTACctaagtttaaaataacaagATTAGGAAATAAAATGGCAAAAATCGTTGCTAAAACGAGAGAAAGTTCAGAATCTTCACGACCCTTAAGAAAAAGGAAGCGACTCGTCGAAGTGGCAAATGAAGACGAAGCTATCATAACGAAATCAAGAAAGATAGTGCaagtgtaa
- the LOC126974466 gene encoding guanine nucleotide-binding protein subunit beta-like protein 1 isoform X2, translated as MRETQHPPIYLIFSNEFIQKHIENAKTKDFCKPTNRVQQKIRVGQAPILHLIHTNDQMITQEKGGKIKIFDLTNSGYEEHCLIDIDYNGFCRFEANTKLKTLYVPDRESTISVYNFSGESIGSLKPESPEPKLGDPMCMRFVEFPSNKPCLLAGYEAGWLLLWDLTTSQCIGKLQTKECPMSVDFHIEQQRGIIGNASDVLQVFSIGRKDLNLAHGTDITIKNPGINKIQTRSDGKVFVSGGWDGHIRIFSWFSLRPLVVLTEHNRAIQDVVYSEQKVSMWNANIMAAGGLDGAITLWDLYNNKKQ; from the exons ATGCGTGAAACACAACATCCACCAATATATCTTATTTTTTCCAATGAATTCATTCAAAAACATATAGAAAATGCAAAGACAAAAGATTTTTGTAAACCA aCCAATAGAGTACAACAAAAAATTCGAGTTGGTCAGGCTCCAATCCTTCACCTCATCCACACAAATGATCAGATGATCACCCAAGAGAAAGGAgggaaaattaaaatttttgatctAACAAACTCTGGTTATGAAGAACATTGTCTCATTGATATTGATTACAATGGTTTTTGTCGCTTTGAGGCCAACACAAAACTCAAAACTTTATATGTACCTGACAGAGAATCCACAATATCTGTATACAATTTTTCTGGTGAAAGTATTGGATCACTGAAACCAGAAAGTCCTGAACCAAAGTTAGGGGATCCAATGTGTATGAGGTTTGTTGAATTTCCCTCCAACAAACCCTGTCTATTAGCCGGCTATGAGGCTGGATGGCTTCTCCTTTGGGATCTCACTACTAGTCAATGCATTGGCAAACTGCAGACAAAAGAATGCCCAATGTCAGTGGATTTCCATATCGAACAGCAAAGAGGTATTATTGGCAATGCCTCTGATGTTTTACAAGTATTTAGTATAGGAAGAAAAGACTTAAACTTGGCCCATGGTACTGACATTACCATCAAGAATCcaggaataaataaaattcagacTCGATCAGATGGCAAAGTATTTGTATCAGGAGGATGGGATGGCCATATAAGAATATTCTCTTGGTTTTCTCTGAGACCACTCGTTGTTCTAACTGAACACAATAGAGCTATCCAAGATGTTGTTTATTCGGAACAGAAGGTATCTATGTGGAACGCTAACATAATGGCCGCCGGTGGCCTTGATGGTGCTATAACTTTGTGggatttatataataacaaaaagcaATAA